One segment of Haloplanus natans DSM 17983 DNA contains the following:
- a CDS encoding GTP cyclohydrolase III, which translates to MTNTQLTLIQIDNYGPWTVTPEPRREMDLQTLQSRLFADIAQFVGQRGGYAFFTRFDNMVAVTNGLDADDHRLLQESTGNRYPVTLSLGIGVDANPAVALEEATAGLQRAGSAQDGDRREVLAGTPVATPSNGDVSIAHFDVNDATEKYTDQLNEFDSFIQIEQGYATLMRYLREEHGALSFFVGGDNIIAVTPEMRVDDYHGAIDHVEEAVGVDLKVGVGRGEHAHRAGMAAKHALEECRHRGTAVELGETAGEVESE; encoded by the coding sequence GTGACGAACACGCAGTTGACGCTCATTCAGATCGACAACTACGGGCCGTGGACGGTGACGCCGGAACCGCGCCGCGAGATGGACCTGCAGACGCTCCAGTCGCGGCTGTTCGCCGACATCGCGCAGTTCGTCGGCCAGCGCGGTGGCTACGCCTTCTTCACCCGATTCGACAACATGGTCGCGGTGACCAACGGGCTCGACGCCGACGATCACCGTCTCCTACAGGAGTCGACGGGCAACCGGTATCCGGTCACGCTCAGCCTCGGCATCGGCGTCGACGCGAACCCGGCGGTCGCGCTCGAAGAGGCGACCGCGGGGCTCCAGCGCGCCGGCAGCGCCCAGGACGGCGACCGGCGGGAGGTGTTGGCCGGGACGCCGGTCGCGACGCCGTCGAATGGGGACGTGTCCATCGCCCACTTCGACGTGAACGACGCGACCGAGAAGTACACCGATCAGCTCAACGAGTTCGACTCGTTCATCCAGATCGAACAGGGGTACGCGACGCTGATGCGCTACCTCCGGGAAGAACACGGCGCCCTCTCGTTTTTCGTCGGCGGCGACAACATCATCGCCGTCACGCCCGAGATGCGTGTCGACGACTACCACGGCGCCATCGACCACGTCGAGGAGGCGGTCGGGGTCGACCTCAAAGTCGGCGTCGGCCGAGGGGAACACGCCCACAGGGCGGGGATGGCCGCAAAGCACGCGCTGGAGGAGTGTCGACACCGTGGGACGGCAGTCGAACTGGGAGAGACGGCAGGAGAAGTCGAGAGCGAGTGA
- a CDS encoding pyridoxal-phosphate-dependent aminotransferase family protein, with protein MRSPPETSELDTPSRILMGPGPSMIAPRVLRAMSTQALGYMDPKFLEIMDDIQELLRYTFQTDNEWTLATSGTGTAAMETAIGNIVEPGDTMLVPTNGYFGERMGKIARRAGGDVVTVDAPWGEPLQPADVANAFDEHQPDVFGFIHAETSTGVRQPNVPDLTDIAHDHDAIVIADCVTSLSGVELRIDDWGIDAAYGSPQKCLSCTPGATPLTVGERAREKILNRDDDTGSWYLDLDLVMEYWGDERNYHHTAPTTNFYGLREALRLVAEEGLENRWERHLDIAGELRDGLRNLGLTPAAEREYWLPSLNTIEVPDCVDDTAVIEFLLNEYDIEIASGLGALEGDVWRIGCMGYSARRQNVACLLTAMEEALEAQNFDVDEPAIEA; from the coding sequence ATGAGGAGTCCACCCGAGACGAGCGAACTCGATACACCGTCACGCATCCTGATGGGTCCCGGTCCCAGCATGATCGCACCGCGCGTCCTCCGCGCGATGTCGACGCAGGCGCTTGGCTACATGGACCCGAAATTCCTGGAGATCATGGACGACATCCAGGAGCTCCTGCGCTATACGTTCCAGACGGACAACGAGTGGACGCTCGCGACGAGCGGCACGGGCACCGCGGCGATGGAGACGGCCATCGGCAACATCGTCGAACCCGGCGACACGATGCTGGTTCCCACCAACGGGTACTTCGGCGAGCGGATGGGAAAGATCGCCCGCCGCGCCGGCGGCGACGTGGTGACCGTCGACGCACCGTGGGGGGAACCGCTCCAGCCCGCCGACGTGGCCAACGCCTTCGACGAACACCAGCCCGACGTGTTCGGGTTTATCCACGCCGAGACGAGTACCGGCGTCCGGCAGCCGAACGTCCCCGACCTGACCGACATCGCACACGACCACGACGCCATCGTCATCGCCGACTGCGTTACCTCCCTGTCCGGCGTCGAACTCCGCATCGACGACTGGGGCATCGATGCCGCCTACGGCAGCCCGCAGAAGTGTCTCTCCTGTACGCCGGGGGCGACACCGCTCACCGTCGGCGAGCGTGCCCGCGAGAAGATCCTGAACCGCGACGACGACACCGGCTCCTGGTATCTCGACCTCGACCTCGTCATGGAGTACTGGGGCGACGAGCGCAACTACCACCACACCGCGCCGACGACCAACTTCTACGGGCTCCGTGAGGCGCTTCGCCTCGTCGCCGAGGAAGGGCTCGAAAACCGCTGGGAACGCCACCTCGACATCGCGGGCGAACTCCGTGACGGACTCCGGAATCTCGGTCTCACGCCCGCCGCCGAGCGGGAGTACTGGCTCCCCAGCCTGAACACCATCGAAGTGCCCGATTGCGTCGACGACACGGCCGTCATCGAGTTCCTGCTGAACGAGTACGACATCGAAATCGCGAGCGGCCTCGGCGCCCTCGAAGGCGACGTCTGGCGGATCGGGTGCATGGGTTACTCCGCCCGCCGACAGAACGTCGCCTGCCTCCTGACCGCGATGGAGGAGGCCCTCGAAGCACAGAACTTCGACGTGGACGAACCGGCTATCGAGGCGTAA
- a CDS encoding type IV pilin, translating to MHGAGSNGQRGVAPVIAVTLLVALAVVLVTTVSAFVLTDESDIPPPAPQISVSETTVPDGGERTIAVTLEVGDAVATDRLYVIGSKPLDIGGPPDSDTPANEAYASDRENFVEASDDNPPQVGIGDRWESGETIYLDSEGSARGVTVEIYWNTKPIQGVNPGTVEGDDAYLIAEFRV from the coding sequence GTGCACGGAGCGGGGTCCAACGGCCAGCGGGGGGTCGCGCCGGTCATCGCGGTGACGTTACTCGTCGCCCTCGCCGTCGTCCTCGTCACGACGGTGTCGGCGTTCGTTCTCACTGACGAGTCCGACATCCCGCCGCCCGCGCCGCAGATCAGCGTCTCCGAGACGACGGTTCCGGACGGCGGCGAGCGAACGATTGCGGTGACACTCGAAGTCGGCGACGCCGTCGCCACCGATCGGCTCTACGTCATCGGGTCGAAGCCGCTGGATATCGGTGGCCCACCCGATAGCGATACGCCTGCGAACGAGGCGTACGCCAGCGACAGGGAGAACTTCGTCGAGGCATCGGATGACAACCCGCCACAGGTCGGGATCGGCGATCGGTGGGAGTCCGGCGAGACGATCTACCTCGATTCCGAAGGGTCGGCCCGAGGGGTGACAGTCGAGATCTACTGGAACACCAAGCCGATTCAGGGGGTCAATCCCGGCACCGTGGAGGGTGACGACGCCTACCTGATCGCGGAGTTCAGAGTCTGA
- a CDS encoding DUF5795 family protein, with protein MTNRVVQGRMVTAERLAELIEGEPPMEADAIEDADRQCPDCDGDVLAVAYMPSVTELITGYKCQECDWSATDR; from the coding sequence ATGACGAATCGCGTCGTGCAGGGTCGAATGGTGACCGCCGAACGCCTGGCCGAACTTATCGAGGGTGAACCGCCGATGGAGGCCGACGCCATCGAGGACGCCGACCGCCAGTGTCCCGACTGCGACGGCGACGTCCTCGCTGTCGCGTACATGCCTTCCGTCACCGAACTGATCACTGGGTACAAATGCCAGGAGTGCGACTGGTCCGCTACCGACCGATAA
- a CDS encoding response regulator, whose amino-acid sequence MTSSQPRVLVVEDETELAELFAEWLSEKYDVEVATKGEEALELVDEDTDVVLLDRLMPGLSGDEVLETIRDRGLDCRVAMVTAVEPDFDVLDMGFDDYVVKPLFRKDIQRLVRGLLERDAYDRHLSKLFSTASKLAALESHKEREELDGNEEYLRLKAELERTRERVERLEAEMSEGDFEAVFYDFDRVDL is encoded by the coding sequence ATGACTTCGTCACAACCACGCGTCCTCGTCGTCGAGGACGAAACCGAACTGGCCGAACTGTTCGCCGAGTGGCTCTCCGAGAAGTACGACGTCGAAGTCGCGACGAAAGGCGAGGAAGCGCTCGAACTCGTCGACGAGGACACCGACGTGGTGTTGCTCGACCGTCTGATGCCCGGGCTCTCCGGGGACGAGGTGCTCGAGACGATCCGTGACCGCGGCCTCGACTGCCGGGTCGCGATGGTCACCGCGGTCGAACCCGACTTCGACGTCCTCGATATGGGCTTCGACGACTACGTCGTCAAGCCGCTCTTCCGGAAGGACATCCAGCGTCTCGTCCGCGGACTGCTCGAACGCGACGCGTACGACCGCCACCTCTCGAAGCTGTTCTCGACCGCCTCGAAACTCGCCGCTCTCGAATCGCACAAAGAGCGGGAAGAACTGGACGGAAACGAGGAGTACCTGCGGTTGAAGGCCGAACTGGAGCGAACGCGCGAGCGCGTCGAACGACTCGAAGCCGAGATGAGCGAAGGGGATTTCGAGGCCGTCTTCTACGACTTCGACCGCGTCGATCTGTGA
- a CDS encoding DUF7475 family protein: protein MSVSNTQASDSFLSLPGNPLGYVAILLALVTGVIHLLLGPQVMGFSQTLGILFILNGLGFVGGIVVYLTRYWRRELYLVAALYGLVTVLAFFVFQGFGVDAFYRQGSLNGMAAVSKAVEVLFAVVTGYLYTSTE, encoded by the coding sequence ATGAGCGTGAGCAACACCCAGGCGAGCGACTCCTTCCTGAGTCTTCCGGGAAACCCACTCGGCTACGTAGCGATTCTGCTGGCGTTAGTGACGGGCGTGATCCACTTACTGCTGGGGCCGCAAGTCATGGGCTTCAGTCAGACACTCGGGATCCTGTTCATCCTCAACGGCCTCGGCTTCGTGGGCGGCATCGTGGTCTACCTGACCCGCTACTGGCGGCGCGAACTCTACCTCGTCGCCGCCCTCTACGGCCTCGTGACGGTGCTTGCCTTCTTCGTGTTCCAGGGCTTCGGCGTCGACGCCTTCTACCGCCAGGGGAGTCTGAACGGGATGGCCGCCGTTTCGAAGGCAGTGGAAGTGCTGTTCGCCGTCGTCACCGGGTATCTGTACACGAGTACGGAGTAG
- a CDS encoding FAD-binding oxidoreductase → MHHDTTFVDGLGLDPDQISVADADRDQRSHDWGTPREEGVRPDAVVWPESTADVASIMRAATEHGVPVTPYAAGTSLEGNAVPIEGGITLDMSRMDAVLDVRPDDLQVDVQPGILGDDVNEAVAKHGLFLPALPSSGAISTIGGMLANDASGMKTVKYGEVSDWVLGMEVVLPTGEVITTGSRAVKTSSGYDLGDIIVGSEGTLGVITRVTIKLAGRPAQVRGGRAHFETLDDAAEAVFDAVRSGVDVAKIELIDRLSASMSNAHLDTDLPDVPMVFVEFHANHGIEEEIDFCRSVFEAHNVTSFEVAENDRDMDELWAARRELAEALEPYEDHLSPLTPGDVTVPISEYPGIIRYAKELADAEDFLIPCFGHAGDGNLHYAVMVDPDDPEDVAHGKEVSRKIVERAIELGGTSTGEHGIGLGKQDYLVAEHGEAAVDAMRSIKAALDPAGIMNPGKVFDGPDA, encoded by the coding sequence ATGCACCACGATACCACGTTCGTCGACGGTCTGGGCCTCGACCCGGATCAGATTTCGGTCGCCGACGCGGACCGCGACCAGCGCTCCCACGACTGGGGGACGCCCCGCGAGGAGGGCGTCCGTCCCGACGCCGTCGTCTGGCCCGAGTCGACCGCCGACGTGGCGTCGATCATGCGTGCGGCGACCGAACACGGCGTCCCCGTCACGCCCTACGCGGCGGGCACGAGCTTAGAGGGCAACGCCGTCCCCATCGAGGGCGGGATCACCCTCGATATGAGCCGGATGGACGCCGTGCTGGACGTTCGGCCCGACGATCTGCAGGTGGACGTACAGCCGGGTATCCTCGGCGACGACGTGAACGAGGCGGTGGCGAAACACGGGCTCTTTCTTCCCGCGCTCCCGTCCTCCGGCGCCATCTCGACCATCGGCGGTATGCTCGCCAACGATGCCAGCGGGATGAAGACCGTGAAATACGGCGAGGTAAGCGACTGGGTGCTGGGGATGGAGGTCGTCCTCCCCACGGGCGAGGTGATAACGACGGGGAGCCGGGCAGTCAAAACCTCCAGTGGCTACGACCTCGGCGACATCATCGTCGGGAGCGAGGGCACGCTGGGCGTCATCACCCGCGTCACGATCAAGCTGGCTGGACGACCCGCGCAGGTTCGTGGCGGCCGCGCCCACTTCGAGACGCTCGACGACGCCGCGGAGGCCGTCTTCGACGCCGTCCGCTCCGGCGTCGACGTGGCGAAGATCGAACTCATCGACCGCCTGAGCGCCTCGATGTCGAACGCCCACCTCGACACCGACCTCCCCGACGTGCCGATGGTGTTCGTCGAATTCCACGCCAACCACGGCATCGAGGAGGAGATCGACTTCTGCCGGTCGGTGTTCGAGGCCCACAACGTGACGAGTTTCGAGGTGGCCGAGAACGACCGAGATATGGACGAGTTGTGGGCGGCGCGGCGGGAACTCGCCGAGGCGCTCGAACCGTACGAGGACCACCTCTCGCCGCTCACGCCCGGCGACGTGACCGTCCCGATCAGCGAATATCCGGGCATCATCCGCTACGCGAAGGAGTTGGCCGACGCGGAGGACTTTCTCATCCCCTGCTTCGGCCACGCCGGCGACGGCAACCTCCACTACGCGGTCATGGTCGACCCCGACGACCCAGAGGACGTGGCTCACGGCAAGGAAGTCTCGCGAAAAATCGTCGAACGCGCCATCGAACTCGGCGGCACATCGACCGGCGAACACGGCATCGGCCTCGGCAAGCAGGACTACCTCGTCGCCGAACACGGCGAAGCGGCGGTGGATGCGATGCGGTCGATCAAGGCGGCGCTCGACCCGGCGGGCATCATGAATCCCGGGAAGGTGTTCGACGGACCCGACGCGTAG